Proteins encoded together in one Lathyrus oleraceus cultivar Zhongwan6 chromosome 5, CAAS_Psat_ZW6_1.0, whole genome shotgun sequence window:
- the LOC127083907 gene encoding guanylyl cyclase 1 isoform X1 has translation MWPICLLFNKILKTGDEREIKGENLKVIEPYLFQNLSCNIDSNPPSLRRSLFIEVPHINQIYTWDCGLACVVMVLKTIGVNNFDIQALADLCCTNSIWTVDLAYLLQRFSVTFSYLTVTLGANPNYCGESFYKEELPNDLVRVDTLFQDAMEAGIDIQCRSLSEEEISFLILSGKYLAIALVDHNKLSNAWQDVHVAGVFSNNSDYTGHYVLICGFDAGADMFEIRDPASSRKHKRISSKSLEEARKAFGTDEDILLISLEKSKNDHQPSLHLPIDSTTDS, from the exons ATGTGGCCCATATGCCTGCTATTCAACAAGATTCTTAAAACGGGAGATGAAAGAGAAATAAAAGGAGAAAATCTGAAGGTGATTGAACCATACCTGTTTCAGAATTTATCATGTAACATAGATTCCAATCCTCCGTCATTACGACGTTCACTTTTCATTGAA GTACCACACATAAATCAAATATATACATGGGATTGCGGCCTTGCTTGTGTGGTAATGGTTCTGAAAACTATTGGTGTCAACAACTTTGATATTCAAGCTCTGGCTGACCTATGCTGCACAAATAG CATTTGGACTGTTGATTTGGCGTATTTATTACAAAGATTTTCTGTTACTTTTTCCTACTTAACAGTGACACTTGGTGCAAACCCAAACTATTGTGGTGAATCCTTTTACAAG GAGGAACTGCCTAATGATCTAGTAAGAGTGGATACACTGTTTCAGGATGCAATGGAAGCTGGAATTGATATCCAG TGCAGGTCACTTAGCGAAGAGGAGATTTCCTTTCTCATATTGTCTGGGAAATATTTAGCCATTGCATTAGTTGACCACAATAAATTGAG TAATGCATGGCAAGATGTTCATGTCGCTGGCGTCTTCAGCAATAACTCTGACTACACAG GTCACTATGTGTTGATATGTGGCTTTGATGCTGGAGCAGATATGTTTGAGATTAGAGATCCTGCTAGCTCTAG GAAACATAAAAGGATATCGTCGAAGTCTTTAGAAGAAGCTCGCAAGGCCTTTGGTACTGATGAGGATATTCTGCTG ATATCTTTGGAGAAGAGCAAGAACGATCATCAACCTTCGCTACATCTTCCCATCGATTCCACTACCGATTCTTGA
- the LOC127083907 gene encoding guanylyl cyclase 1 isoform X2, whose protein sequence is MWPICLLFNKILKTGDEREIKGENLKVPHINQIYTWDCGLACVVMVLKTIGVNNFDIQALADLCCTNSIWTVDLAYLLQRFSVTFSYLTVTLGANPNYCGESFYKEELPNDLVRVDTLFQDAMEAGIDIQCRSLSEEEISFLILSGKYLAIALVDHNKLSNAWQDVHVAGVFSNNSDYTGHYVLICGFDAGADMFEIRDPASSRKHKRISSKSLEEARKAFGTDEDILLISLEKSKNDHQPSLHLPIDSTTDS, encoded by the exons ATGTGGCCCATATGCCTGCTATTCAACAAGATTCTTAAAACGGGAGATGAAAGAGAAATAAAAGGAGAAAATCTGAAG GTACCACACATAAATCAAATATATACATGGGATTGCGGCCTTGCTTGTGTGGTAATGGTTCTGAAAACTATTGGTGTCAACAACTTTGATATTCAAGCTCTGGCTGACCTATGCTGCACAAATAG CATTTGGACTGTTGATTTGGCGTATTTATTACAAAGATTTTCTGTTACTTTTTCCTACTTAACAGTGACACTTGGTGCAAACCCAAACTATTGTGGTGAATCCTTTTACAAG GAGGAACTGCCTAATGATCTAGTAAGAGTGGATACACTGTTTCAGGATGCAATGGAAGCTGGAATTGATATCCAG TGCAGGTCACTTAGCGAAGAGGAGATTTCCTTTCTCATATTGTCTGGGAAATATTTAGCCATTGCATTAGTTGACCACAATAAATTGAG TAATGCATGGCAAGATGTTCATGTCGCTGGCGTCTTCAGCAATAACTCTGACTACACAG GTCACTATGTGTTGATATGTGGCTTTGATGCTGGAGCAGATATGTTTGAGATTAGAGATCCTGCTAGCTCTAG GAAACATAAAAGGATATCGTCGAAGTCTTTAGAAGAAGCTCGCAAGGCCTTTGGTACTGATGAGGATATTCTGCTG ATATCTTTGGAGAAGAGCAAGAACGATCATCAACCTTCGCTACATCTTCCCATCGATTCCACTACCGATTCTTGA